Proteins encoded within one genomic window of Bombus vancouverensis nearcticus chromosome 4, iyBomVanc1_principal, whole genome shotgun sequence:
- the LOC117156727 gene encoding fibrillin-2, producing MTPPAKMPNVALILATWLLLIVPRDVSSTGQRYTTSPTQDLDNTLQSVPPVGPNVCRSRYKNYCCPGWSKKPETGLCVIPICVRRCGPLGRCIRPNICLCDGGTVSSSCSSSQTKVTTHETGNALDRGESGRCRVHCINGNCVDGKCQCRNGYQGEFCNEPICREPCLNQGRCIGPDRCACIYGYTGRRCETDYRTGPCYTKVKNGQCLANLQGVVCTRQLCCATVGKGWGHPCERCPARLDCELGHLKTNQGQCVDINECEAIPGLCEGGKCVNTPGSFTCECPDGQARDPETNSCKDRDECQEEGICADGRCINTNGGYYCLCNPGFIQSQDRRFCIDGRQGLCYTSVNRNGQCKNRLSMRLSKKDCCCGKNMGRGWGDECYICPNHGSDDYNRLCLQQLQPIIAINECALRPDICGNGKCIDTKDGYECACYPGFTKKAGRCEDVDECLLGYCQGGTCQNYEGSFTCECPPGFVVSGEGRYCTDHDECQDTGMCNNGHCINMNGSFKCKCNDGYTLSPTKNTCIDINECADNPRICLNGRCENTPGSYHCICQSGFTASRDNTFCVDMDECSTSGMCENGKCVNMEGSFKCVCDSGFRIGPDQSHCIDIDECLSGPCQNGRCTNTPGSFRCECYSGLNLGPDGRSCLDTRRDLCYSQYRDGQCSNPTSTAVTKSSCCCCTVILGQPMGWGSTCQPCPLPGTSEFDALCPHGAGMTYNGDDINECAQNPNICVNGGCENLMGTYRCICDSGYEVDATGKVCSDINECELEESLCSGGQCRNIPGSFQCVCPTGTRFNTGNHMCEDIDECEELGPDVCLNGICVNVPGSYECECSPGYILDHTGHICMDNRRGSCWTKMIDGRCEYNLPRLALKSECCCSVGVAWGSPCELCDRSICECSKGYAKFGGKDCVDVNECELNSGICKGGGTCVNTDGSYRCECPPGLTLDATHITCIDTRQETCYLDYRHGQCTNAIEGQFSKSLCCCSVGRAWGSERCESCPKPGTHAHQELCPRGDGFTDKQDINECIEFPGMCLNGRCKNTVGSFSCKCNQGFALDEHGIKCNDIDECEIMHGVCGNGTCRNTPGNFQCDCNPGYRSSDIMKICMDINECEEIPGLCRGGTCINTEGSFKCQCPPGHELSPDKQSCKDIDECSRTSGICSNGVCENMMGTYQCICDDGYQQTGLKSHCEDINECATNNGGCEDICLNMPGSFSCSCSTGFALNLDGRSCVDIDECKENPRICNGGKCTNIAGGYICTCTDGLIPGKDSASCIDVDECTTRPNICGYGECYNTIGSYNCRCEEGYSVKPDQGPGCTDDDECLLNAYSCSEFAECQNTQGSYECTCHEGFVGNGVECRDINECLTNNGGCDSNAQCINTEGSFKCVCDAGFRGDGYACKDIDECANDNTLCENGHCLNYPGSFRCECEMGFMHPDENNEQTCVDINECEMFSNLCVFGRCENIFGMFRCECNEGYKLDGSGGNCTDIDECENPQSCQYGTCINTQGKYICKCPPYYELVEAGNACVDRRKSMCFTGFEHGTGKPQCIFDVASSVTKATCCCSIGNAWGNRCEECPRAGTKEFEELCPGGSGYRPNQETVILEDINECEEHENICQNGHCTNTFGSFMCSCNEGFILDDTKTSCIDIDECALHPQICGVGRCINDQGKYHCECPEGYMAMPGGKECVDMRKESCYLNYEDGQCFNSMMQPQTKMLCCCSMGAAWGSPCEKCPADRTREHDILCGMVPGQIMNPITNHTEEIDECALMPTMCTHGRCMNTPGSFECQCDRGYVYDQDSHQCIDENECLQIPNPCSGNAQCINKQGYFECVCPAGYKLGLSQRDCVDIDECYERPGICNNGACNNLQGSFQCVCRLGFALTRDRDNCVDIDECQRNPNICNNGTCVNTLGSYKCICYQGFKLSPNNDCADIDECRIMPFLCRNGRCRNTIGAFNCECADGYVLAQDGQHCRDIDECHEIPGLCPSPGKCQNLMGSYICNCPPGYELDHTRKKCVDVDECEETQGICENGRCINTEGGVICECPVGYKLSDKPNSMRCIDVREELCYDRYIRHGARCSSPRTGAMTKKHCCCTMGKAWGKYCEECPPEDSEEFKRLCPEGPGRDDTGIDLNECLFMPDACVGGECINTDGSFRCECPSGYVLDASGRRCIDNNECLSQQNICGNGTCTNIDGGFECSCNEGFTPGVNQVCEDVNECLEIGNQCAFRCHNAPGSFRCICPYGYTLAPDGRHCIDVDECATPANSCKYQCKNLIGSFMCICPPGYQQIGMADECKDIDECAINSGLCRNGRCVNLEASYQCLCYDGFEQSPDGKSCIDRRIGYCFLQTIAGRCTTRASDVKTVTKADCCCTMGAAWGPYCEICPSKDSDNYNELCLDKGFSIDGQDIDECKTIPDLCRNGLCINTLGSYRCVCNKGYKADKSGTQCVDINECELTPRPCKYNCQNTEGSFICSCPAGFILNPDGVSCRDLDECATGNHLCQQNCINTQGSYTCGCQEGYTQDGDACHDINECEQAGTCPKPGTCVNTLGSFRCICPRGFKLDQSGRICVDQNECADDTTCEHGCQNFMGSYRCGCPEGFVQHLYYNQCIDENECNTSPCGDNTCINTIGSYKCGCPDGYQFDSSLQICVQVSAGCIGSPCAFGCTPNGANGFICGCPTGYQRIGQGHCLSTINPLSQGHYGEDISNAPTFVINPDPYHIPPADDKTISTEGCFSCKVNGKGRHRRDSRSKSMDQELSSRRNEIIKRRFARSAKRHHHGEEHVLKISLRQTRHRMRIIKLQPAVKDEDMEYTIVKGNNDNHFEIVNEHGISALHFRNRLKEPGQFRLVIHGRPRNGISEENEVWERPLTFRVHLIVTE from the exons GCCGAACGTGTGCAGGTCAAGATACAAGAATTACTGTTGCCCCGGTTGGTCAAAGAAGCCTGAGACCGGCCTCTGCGTAATTC CTATATGCGTTAGACGATGCGGCCCACTGGGCAGATGCATCAGGCCGAATATTTGCTTGTGCGATGGTGGCACAGTATCTTCGTCTTGCAGCAGCAGTCAAACCAAAG TTACTACACACGAAACTGGCAACGCGTTAGATAGGGGTGAATCTGGAAGATGCAGGGTGCATTGTATAAATGGCAACTGCGTGGATGGCAAATGTCAATGTCGTAATGGATATCAAGGCGAATTTTGTAACGAAC CAATTTGTCGAGAGCCATGCTTGAACCAAGGAAGATGTATTGGTCCAGATCGTTGTGCATGTATCTACGGTTATACCGGTAGACGATGTGAAACAGATTATAG AACTGGACCGTGTTATACGAAAGTGAAAAATGGACAGTGTTTGGCAAATCTGCAGGGTGTCGTTTGCACGCGACAGTTGTGCTGCGCCACCGTGGGCAAGGGCTGGGGTCACCCTTGCGAAAGGTGTCCCGCCCGACTCGACTGCGAGCTGGGTCACTTGAAGACTAACCAAGGCCAGTGTGTTG ATATCAATGAATGTGAGGCGATACCAGGCTTATGCGAGGGTGGCAAGTGCGTGAACACACCGGGTTCATTTACCTGCGAGTGTCCCGATGGTCAGGCCAGAGATCCCGAGACCAACTCTTGCAAAGATAGAGACGAATGTCAAGAAGAAGGAATCTGCGCAGATGGACGATGCATAAACACGAACGGTGGCTATTATTGCCTTTGTAATCCAGGATTTATCCAGAGCCAAGACCGAAGATTCTGTATCG ATGGAAGACAAGGTCTGTGTTACACGTCCGTGAACAGAAACGGGCAATGCAAGAATCGGCTTTCAATGAGGCTGAGCAAGAAGGATTGTTGCTGCGGCAAGAACATGGGACGTGGCTGGGGTGACGAGTGCTACATCTGTCCGAATCACGGAAGTG ACGATTACAACAGGCTTTGCTTGCAACAACTGCAGCCGATCATCGCGATAAACGAGTGCGCGCTGAGACCGGACATTTGCGGAAACGGGAAGTGTATAGACACAAAGGACGGATACGAGTGCGCCTGTTATCCTGGATTCACGAAGAAGGCTGGCAGATGCGAGGACGTTGACGAGTGTCTGTTGGGATATTGCCAAGGTGGTACTTGTCAGAATTACGAAGGAAGCTTCACGTGTGAGTGCCCGCCGGGATTCGTCGTTTCTGGTGAAGGCAGATATTGCACGG ATCACGATGAATGTCAGGACACCGGAATGTGCAATAATGGGCATTGCATCAACATGAACGGATCTTTCAAATGCAAGTGCAACGATGGTTACACTTTATCTCCTACAAAAAATACTTGCATCG ATATCAACGAATGTGCCGACAATCCAAGAATTTGTTTAAACGGTCGATGTGAAAACACACCAGGATCGTATCATTGTATTTGTCAATCTGGATTTACAGCCTCTCGAGATAATACGTTCTGCGTAGACATGGATGAGTGTTCAACAAGTGGAATGTGTGAGAATGGAAAATGCGTGAATATGGAGGGATCCTTCAAATGTGTCTGCGATTCTGGCTTCCGAATTGGACCGGACCAGAGTCACTGCATCG ACATCGACGAATGCTTGAGTGGCCCGTGCCAAAATGGTCGCTGCACCAATACTCCTGGTAGCTTCCGATGTGAGTGTTATTCTGGATTGAATCTGGGACCAGATGGAAGATCTTGTTTAG ATACGAGGAGAGACCTATGCTATTCCCAGTACAGAGACGGACAATGCTCGAATCCTACATCGACAGCAGTAACAAAATCAAGTTGCTGCTGTTGTACTGTAATACTAGGACAACCTATGGGCTGGGGAAGCACATGTCAACCCTGTCCACTCCCGGGTACCAGCGAATTTGACGCTTTGTGTCCACATGGCGCAGGAATGACTTACAATGGAGATG ATATCAACGAGTGCGCACAGAATCCGAATATCTGTGTGAACGGTGGCTGCGAGAATCTTATGGGAACCTATCGTTGCATCTGCGACAGTGGCTACGAGGTAGATGCTACAGGAAAAGTTTGCAGCGATATAAACGAATGTGAATTGGAGGAGTCATTGTGCAGTGGTGGTCAATGTCGAAACATCCCTGGGAGCTTCCAG TGTGTTTGCCCGACTGGCACGAGATTCAACACGGGCAACCATATGTGTGAGGACATCGACGAGTGCGAGGAACttggaccagatgtttgtttgaacgGAATCTGTGTAAATGTTCCGGGTTCCTACGAGTGCGAGTGTTCTCCTGGATACATTCTGGATCACACTGGCCACATTTGCATGG ACAACAGGAGAGGTTCCTGCTGGACCAAGATGATAGATGGTCGATGCGAGTACAATTTGCCCAGACTGGCACTGAAATCTGAGTGCTGCTGCTCGGTGGGTGTAGCCTGGGGAAGCCCGTGCGAACTCTGCGACCGTTCAATCTGCGAATGTTCTAAGGGTTACGCGAAATTCGGCGGGAAAGACTGCGTGGACGTAAACGAATGCGAATTAAACAGTGGTATCTGCAAAGGTGGAGGCACGTGCGTGAACACCGATGGATCTTATCGTTGCGAATGCCCTCCTGGTTTAACTTTAGATGCAACGC ATATCACTTGCATAGACACGAGGCAAGAGACTTGTTATTTGGACTATCGCCATGGACAGTGCACAAATGCGATAGAAGGACAATTTTCTAAGAGTCTGTGTTGCTGTTCTGTGGGTCGTGCATGGGGTAGCGAAAGATGCGAATCCTGTCCAAAACCAGGCACCCACGCGCATCAAGAACTATGCCCAAGAGGAGACGGTTTTACAGACAAACAGGACATCAACGAATGTATCGAGTTTCCTGGAATGTGTCTAAACGGAAGATGCAAGAACACGGTTGGCAGTTTCAGTTGCAAGTGTAACCAAGGTTTTGCATTGGACGAACATGGAATTAAATGTAACG ACATCGATGAATGCGAGATCATGCATGGAGTGTGCGGAAACGGGACCTGCAGAAATACGCCTGGCAATTTTCAATGTGATTGCAATCCTGGATATCGCAGCAGCGATATAATGAAAATTTGCATGG ATATAAACGAATGCGAGGAGATACCAGGACTGTGTCGAGGAGGAACCTGCATCAACACCGAGGGCAGCTTCAAATGTCAATGCCCGCCTGGTCACGAGTTGAGTCCTGACAAGCAGTCCTGCAAGGATATCGACGAGTGCTCGAGAACCAGTGGGATCTGTTCGAACGGCGTTTGCGAGAACATGATGGGCACTTATCAGTGCATATGCGACGATGGTTATCAGCAAACTGGATTGAAGTCTCACTGCGAAGACATAAATGAATGCGCTACCAACAACGGTGGCTGCGAGGACATCTGCCTGAACATGCCTGGAAGCTTTTCTTGTTCTTGCAG CACTGGATTCGCGTTGAATCTCGATGGTCGATCGTGCGTGGACATCGACGAATGTAAAGAAAACCCGCGAATCTGTAACGGAGGAAAATGCACTAATATAGCTGGCGGCTACATATGTACTTGCACCGATGGATTAATTCCTGGCAAGGATAGTGCCTCTTGCATTG ATGTCGACGAGTGTACCACGCGGCCAAACATTTGTGGCTATGGTGAATGTTACAATACCATTGGTTCTTACAATTGTCGATGCGAAGAAGGATATTCGGTGAAGCCAGACCAAGGTCCAGGATGCACCGACGATGACGAATGTCTCTTAAACGCGTATTCCTGTAGCGAATTCGCGGAATGTCAGAACACACAAGGTTCATATGAGTGCACGTGTCATGAAGGTTTTGTAGGGAATGGAGTTGAATGCAGAGATATCAATGAGTGTCTAACGAATAACGGGGGATGCGATTCTAATGCGCAGTGTATAAATACCGAGGGATCCTTTAAG TGCGTCTGTGACGCTGGCTTTAGAGGCGATGGCTATGCCTGCAAGGACATCGACGAATGCGCCAATGACAATACTCTCTGTGAAAATGGACACTGTCTCAATTACCCTGGATCATTTCGATGTGAATGTGAAATGGGCTTCATGCATCCTGACGAAAATAACGAGCAAACTTGTGTGGATATAAACGAGTGCGAGATGTTCAGTAATCTCTGTGTATTTGGGCGGTGTGAGAATATATTCGGTATGTTCCGCTGCGAGTGCAACGAAGGCTACAAGTTGGATGGTTCAGGTGGAAATTGTACAGATATCGATGAATGTGAGAATCCACAGTCATGTCAGTATGGCACGTGCATAAATACTCAGGGGAAATATATTTGCAAGTGTCCGCCTTATTACGAGTTAGTCGAAGCTGGAAACGCCTGTGTAG ATAGACGAAAATCGATGTGTTTCACCGGCTTCGAACACGGTACCGGAAAACCGCAGTGCATCTTCGACGTAGCTTCTTCAGTTACCAAAGCGACCTGTTGCTGCAGTATTGGCAACGCTTGGGGAAATCGCTGCGAGGAGTGTCCTCGCGCTGGAACCAAAGAATTCGAGGAATTATGTCCCGGTGGTTCCGGGTACAGACCCAATCAGGAGACTGTCATTTTAGAGGACATCAACGAATGCGAGGAACACGAGAATATTTGTCAGAATGGTCATTGTACTAATACTTTTGGTAGCTTTATGTGCTCCTGCAACGAGGGCTTTATTTTGGATGACACTAAAACCAGTTGTATAG ACATAGATGAATGTGCTTTGCATCCACAAATATGCGGAGTAGGTCGCTGCATCAACGATCAAGGAAAATATCATTGCGAATGTCCAGAAGGATATATGGCAATGCCAGGAGGAA AGGAATGTGTCGATATGCGAAAGGAATCGTGTTACCTAAATTACGAGGATGGTCAATGTTTCAATTCCATGATGCAACCACAAACGAAAATGTTGTGCTGTTGTTCCATGGGAGCTGCTTGGGGAAGTCCTTGTGAGAAATGTCCAGCTGATAGAACTC GAGAGCACGACATTCTATGTGGCATGGTACCAGGTCAAATAATGAATCCCATAACGAATCATACGGAAGAAATCGACGAGTGCGCCCTTATGCCAACAATGTGCACTCACGGTCGTTGCATGAATACTCCTGGCAGTTTTGAGTGCCAGTGTGATCGAGGATACGTGTATGATCAGGATTCGCATCAGTGCATCGATGAAAACGAATGTTTGCAG ATTCCAAATCCTTGCAGTGGCAACGCGCAATGTATAAACAAGCAAGGTTACTTCGAATGCGTTTGCCCAGCAGGATACAAACTAGGCCTCAGCCAACGAGACTGTGTGGACATCGACGAGTGCTACGAACGACCCGGAATTTGCAACAATGGTGCATGTAACAACTTGCAAGGTAGCTTCCAGTGCGTCTGCCGTCTTGGTTTCGCATTAACGAGAGATAGAGATAACTGCGTGGACATCGACGAGTGTCAACGCAATCCGAATATTTGCAACAATGGAACTTGCGTAAATACACTTGGATCGTACAAATGCATCTGCTATCAAGGATTCAAGCTAAGCCCTAATAATGATTGCGCTG ACATCGACGAGTGTCGAATAATGCCATTCCTATGTCGCAATGGAAGATGTCGAAATACAATTGGCGCTTTCAACTGTGAATGTGCTGATGGCTATGTGTTGGCCCAAGATGGTCAGCACTGTAGAGACATCGACGAGTGTCACGAA ATTCCTGGACTCTGTCCGTCACCAGGAAAATGTCAGAACTTGATGGGATCGTACATATGCAACTGCCCTCCGGGTTACGAGTTGGATCACACGAGAAAGAAGTGCGTCG ATGTGGACGAATGCGAGGAGACGCAAGGAATTTGTGAAAACGGTCGCTGCATTAATACAGAAGGAGGAGTGATCTGTGAATGTCCTGTTGGATACAAACTAAGCGACAAACCAAATTCGATGCGGTGCATCGATGTCAGAGAAGAACTCTGTTACGATCGGTATATAAGACACGGTGCACGATGTTCTTCTCCTCGAACAGGCGCCATGACGAAAAAACATTGTTGCTGCACTATGGGAAAAGCGTGGGGGAAATACTGCGAAGAGTGTCCTCCAGAAGACAGCG AGGAATTCAAAAGGCTATGTCCGGAGGGACCAGGCAGAGATGACACAGGGATCGACTTGAACGAGTGTCTGTTCATGCCAGACGCCTGTGTCGGTGGCGAGTGTATCAACACTGATGGTTCCTTCCGGTGTGAGTGTCCCTCTGGATACGTATTAGATGCAAGTGGCAGGCGTTGCATTGATAATAACGAATGCTTGTCCCAACAAAATATCTGTGGCAATGGAACGTGCACGAATATTGACGGTGGTTTCGAGTGTTCCTGTAACGAAGGATTCACTCCTGGAGTAAATCAAGTTTGCGAAGATGTGAACGAGTGTCTGGAAATCGGCAACCAGTGCGCGTTCCGGTGTCACAATGCGCCTGGTTCTTTCAGATGCATTTGTCCTTATGGTTACACTTTGGCTCCCGATGGACGACATTGTATAG ACGTGGACGAGTGCGCAACACCAGCGAACAGTTGCAAATATCAATGCAAGAATCTTATTGGTTCCTTTATGTGCATCTGTCCACCTGGATATCAACAAATCGGTATGGCTGACGAGTGTAAGGATATCGACGAATGTGCGATTAATTCAGGCCTATGTCGAAATGGTCGATGCGTCAATCTAGAGGCTAGTTATCAATGTCTCTGCTATGATGGCTTTGAACAGAGTCCCGATGGAAAATCTTGCAtag ATCGCAGAATAGGTTATTGTTTCTTGCAAACGATCGCTGGCAGATGCACCACAAGAGCTTCCGACGTAAAGACAGTGACAAAAGCAGACTGTTGTTGCACAATGGGCGCAGCTTGGGGCCCGTATTGTGAGATTTGTCCATCCAAAGATTCTGACAATTATAACGAACTCTGTTTGGACAAAGGTTTTTCAATAGACGGTCAAG ATATCGATGAATGTAAAACGATTCCTGACTTGTGCAGAAACGGGTTGTGTATCAATACGCTTGGTTCTTATAGATGTGTATGTAATAAGGGTTACAAGGCTGATAAATCTGGAACCCAATGCGTTG ACATAAACGAGTGCGAGCTAACGCCAAGGCCATGCAAATATAATTGCCAGAACACGGAAGGAAGTTTCATCTGTTCCTGTCCTGCCGGTTTCATCTTAAATCCTGATGGCGTCAGTTGTAGAGATCTGGACGAATGTGCGACTGGAAATCATCTGTGCCAACAGAATTGTATCAACACTCAAGGCAGTTACACTTGTGGCTGCCAGGAAGGTTATACGCAAGATGGAGATGCTTGTCATG ATATAAACGAGTGCGAGCAGGCTGGAACTTGTCCGAAACCGGGTACTTGTGTCAATACTCTTGGCAGTTTCCGTTGTATTTGTCCGAGAGGATTCAAGCTCGATCAATCTGGACGAATCTGCGTGGATCAGAACGAGTGCGCTGACGATACCACGTGCGAACACGGTTGCCAG AACTTTATGGGAAGCTACCGTTGCGGATGTCCCGAAGGATTCGTTCAACATCTTTACTATAATCAGTGTATTGACGAAAACGAATGCAACACATCTCCATGTGGGGACAACACTTGCATCAACACGATTGGTAGCTATAAATGTGGCTGTCCGGATGGTTACCAGTTCGATAGTAGTTTGCAAATATGTGTTCAG GTTAGCGCCGGGTGCATCGGAAGTCCTTGCGCCTTTGGATGCACTCCCAATGGAGCTAACGGTTTCATATGTGGATGTCCCACTGGATATCAACGAATTGGACag GGTCATTGTCTGTCGACGATAAACCCACTATCGCAAGGACATTACGGCGAGGATATTAGCAACGCGCCCACCTTCGTGATAAATCCAGATCCTTATCACATACCACCTGCGGATGATAAAACTATATCGACAGAAGGTTGCTTCTCTTGCAAG GTCAATGGCAAAGGAAGACACAGAAGAGACTCACGATCGAAATCGATGGACCAAGAATTGAGTTCACGAAGAAACGAAATTATAAAGAGGCGGTTCGCCAGATCAGCGAAAAGGCACCATCATGGCGAGGAACATGTTCTTAAAATCAGTCTGAGGCAGACCCGGCACCGAATGAGAATCATTAAATTGCAGCCGGCTGTCAAG GACGAAGACATGGAATACACGATAGTTAAAGGAAACAACGACAACCACTTTGAGATAGTGAACGAGCACGGGATATCGGCTCTTCACTTCCGCAATCGATTAAAGGAACCTGGTCAATTCCGATTGGTAATCCATGGACGTCCACGAAACGGCATCAGCGAGGAGAACGAGGTCTGGGAAAGGCCTCTGACCTTTAGAGTACACTTAATAGTAACCGAGTAA
- the LOC117156731 gene encoding LOW QUALITY PROTEIN: galactose mutarotase (The sequence of the model RefSeq protein was modified relative to this genomic sequence to represent the inferred CDS: substituted 1 base at 1 genomic stop codon), translating into MSVAETFIEEDGFGLVPRPDRNKYNKPFEIVRRYTMTNKHKASVQLISWGAGIQAIKVPNQSGILGDVVLGFDDMEGYLKNRYIGSIIGRVVNRISCAKMRIENKIYCLSANDENGFDHFNGGFVGFDNVNWNSCIMKKHVVMSHVSPAKYEGYPGDMLTQIKYSWTDDNQLLMNIRATATQPTPVNIASNCLMNLAGHAAGSRELKKHLISLNADSWTPADIRNNLPTDAIYPVDRTVFDLRLPTQLTKRRLYIVPGGGYNQNLCINSPSSWSYRFHARIIHPGSGRTLEVYSNHPGLQFSTGNDLPDPDCNYPPDFEDYCDCTDNHHKSMEYXTSSLQEPKIKEQQKEIWGKDGVRYQRHGGFILSPQNYPDAVNISNFPPCILYPGQVYTHDVTYKFGLLSENLDMPT; encoded by the exons ATGTCCGTAGCGGAAACATTTATCGAGGAAGATGGTTTTGGGCTCGTTCCCAGGCCAGatcgtaataaatataataaaccaTTCGAAATTGTTAGAAG ATACACAATGACGAACAAACACAAAGCATCGGTGCAGTTGATATCTTGGGGCGCTGGTATTCAAGCTATTAAAGTTCCAAATCAATCAGGAATTTTAGGTGATGTTGTTTTAGGATTCGACGATATGGAGG GTTATTTGAAGAACAGGTACATAGGAAGTATAATCGGACGAGTGGTGAATCGCATTTCTTGTGCCAAAATGAGGATTGAAAACAAGATTTACTGTTTATCTGCGAATGATGAAAATGGCTTTGACCATTTTAACGGTGGCTTCGTTGGATTTGATAATGTTAATTGGAATTCTTGCATAATGAAGAAGCATGTG GTTATGTCTCACGTAAGTCCAGCAAAATACGAAGGATACCCAGGAGATATGTTAACGCAGATTAAATATTCTTGGACCGACGATAATCAACTTCTTATGAATATTCGTGCTACTGCTACGCAACCAACTCCTGTTAACATTGCTTCTAATTGTTTGATGAATCTCGCTGGTCAT GCTGCTGGTTCACGCGAATTGAAGAAACATCTAATTTCGTTGAACGCAGATAGCTGGACACCTGCGGATATTAGGAACAATTTGCCGACAGATGCTATATATCCAGTTGATCGTACAGTGTTCGACCTACGTTTACCGACTCAGTTAACCAAGAGGCGGCTTTACATCGTACCAGGGGGTGGTTACAATCAAAATCTCTGCATAAATAGTCCCAGCAGTTGGTCTTACCGATTTCACGCTAG AATAATTCACCCTGGTTCAGGAAGAACTTTAGAAGTATATTCGAATCATCCAGGACTGCAATTTTCCACCGGAAACGATTTGCCAGATCCTGATTGTAATTATCCACCTGATTTTGAGGATTACTGCGATTGCACGGAT AATCATCATAAATCTATGGAATATTGAACATCATCATTACAGGAGCCGAAAATAAAAGAGCAACAAAAAGAAATTTGGGGGAAGGATGGTGTACGATATCAGAGGCACGGTGGGTTCATTTTGTCACCACAAAACTACCCCGATGCGGTCAATATAAGCAATTTTCCTCCTTGCATACTTTATCCTGGCCAGGTTTACACACACGATGTAACATATAAGTTTGGTTTATTGTCAGAAAATTTAGATATGCCCACTTGA